The nucleotide window AACAACATCAGGGTGATAAGTGGGAGTTCCCCGGCGGTAAAGTCGAAGCTGGCGAGAATGTCCAACAAGCGTTGCAGCGCGAACTAAAAGAAGAGTGCGGTATTGATGTGACCGATATGGCACCGTTAACCGTCATAGAGCATCAGTACAAAGACAAGCGAGTTTTACTCGATGTCTGGTGGGTGCTTTCTTACGGCGGTGAAGCGCGTCAGTTAGAAGGTCAGGACTGGTGTTGGGTTGATAAAAACCAGCTGGATGCATTCCAGTTTCCGGAAGCTAATCAGCCCATTGTCGAATGCATTATGCAGTCATTAAACGCTTATTAATACAGCAACTCATATTCTAATAGCGATTACCTGAACTAATAGTCCTGCTCGTCACCGTTATAGTCGTCGTTAGCTATGACAACGGGTTCGCCCGGAATGCTTTTTTCTTCGTTTGCCCATTCACCTAAATCAATAAGCTTGCATCGCTCACTGCAAAAAGGTCTGGCAGGGGATTTTTCTGACCATTCCACCTGAGTCTGGCAGGTTGGGCAGTTAACACTAATGCTCATGGACTACACCTTGCGAGTTCAAATTCAATATCGTGCAGGGATGTTTCTTTGTTCTCCCCCGGTAAGGGCATGAATCGTACCGTAAATCGTTGCCGATGCCCACTGATGACAGGATAAATCTTCGCCGAGCGGGGGACTCTAATTCGCAGCATGGCAAGTAACTGCTCTGAACTTTCCTGCAGGAAACCATTTTGCAATTGTATTGGCGCAAAAACGGATTGCTCGCGTAATAAGGTGAGTTTTAAAGTAATAGCCAGTTCGACAAAAGCCAGTGTCTGACTCCAGCTTTCGCATTGTTGCTGCTTCTCTTCAGCAGACTGACTTAACCATAAATGTAACTGCGGTAATTCAAATAAGCCGCTCATGCCAGGTTGGCTGAACCGTTGGCGTATACTTGCCAGCAGCGCATCGTCTTTGAGCTGGCGTAAGTACTTTGGAATATCCTGCAGCGTGCTGAGGCAATGCTCAATTTCATTAATGGTTCTTCGCAATGCGTCGCGGTCAACGTCGGGGTGTTCTTCCCATTTCTGTAAACGCTGTTTGTCGAGCTCTAAATCTTTCGTCAGTTCGGTACGAATGTCACAGCGCTCAAGTAGTTCGGTGACAGCAAACAGGGCATTAAAAAAGGGCTCAGCCTGTTCATCAAAACAGGTTCGGCTTGCTTTTAACTGTTCGAAGCCATGTTCTAAACGCAAATAAGTTCGCATACGCTCCTGAAGCGGATATTCATAGAGAATGTTGTCGTTATCAGTAGATGTCATGCGATTGCCGATTGTTGAACTCTGTTGCTATGATAGCGGATTACTTTTCCTGTGCAATGGTTGCCGCAAGATAGCGCTGATGCAGTTGGTTAACTTGCTGACGTAAGTCATCGATACTGCCCTCGTTATTCAGAATATCGTCCGCCTTACGACGTCGTGTTTCACGGCTCAGTTGAGCTTTCATTATTGCCTCAATTTCCTCTTTTGGACTCTCGTCGCGCTGAACGGTTCTTTGCAGTTGCAATTCTTCCGGAATATCTACCACTAATACCCGCTGGCAGTACTTATCTAAATTATTTTCCAGTAGTAGCGGCGCTGATAAAATTACATAGGGCGAGCTAGCCTGCTCCAGTTGAACCAGAATTTCCTCTCGTATGGCTGGGTGCAATAAGCTGTTCAACCAGTCTTTTTCTGCGGGGGCAGAGAATATTTTTTGGCGTAGAGCTTTGCGGTCAAGCTCCCCTTTATCCGTTAGCAGATCGCGACCAAAGTGCTCTGCAATAGCTTGCAGGCATGGACTGCCCGGCATCACCACCTGACGGGAGACAATATCGGCATCGACCACGGTTACACCCAGCCTTTCAAACTCAGCTGTGGCTGCCGACTTTCCGCTACCAATTCCTCCGGTTACACCCACTACGTAGGTCATTTTTAAACGCCTCCTAACCAATGCCAGTAACTGAACAACAGCTCCATACCATAAAAGTAACTCAGCAGGCCTCCGCCGATTAGAAAAGGCCCAAAGGGGATAGGTTGTGAGCGGCTGTGCCGGCGCAACATAATCAGACCTATTACGGCTCCGCAAACCGAGCTGGCAAGAATAGTGACTGGCAACAGAGTCGCGCCGGTAAATGCGGTAATAGCCGCCAGCAGCTTAAAGTCGCCATAGCCCATACCTTCTTTGCCAGTGATGAGCTTATAGGCCCAGAACACGCTCCAAAGACTAAGATAACCCGCTGCGGCACCAATAATTGCGGAGGCCGGAGTTATGTCACTTAAGTCAGAGATAGACCAGAGCAAAGCGACCCAGAGTAAAGGATAAGTGAGCTGATCGGGCAGTAACTGATGACGCCAGTCGATAACGAACAGGCAAATCAATAACGAACAGACCGTAGCATACACCAGCGCCGGTAGAGTGAACCCGAAATGCCAGCCTATCAGACCGAAAGCCGCGCAACTGATAATTTCAACCAGCCAGTAGGTAACCGGAATGGGGGTTTGGCAATGGCGGCAGCGAGCGTGCAAAACCAGATAGCTCAACAGCGGAATATTATCGTACCAGGCAATAGAGGTCTTGCACTCAGGGCAATGTGACCCCGGAAACGCGATGGAAAAGCGGTCCTGCTCGGTAACCGGCGTACCGTTCATTTCGGCACATTCATGTTGCCACTGGCGTTCCAGTTGTATTGGCAGTCGGGTGATCACTACGTTCAGGAAGCTACCGATAACGGCGCCCAGCGCCAGCGCGACCACCAGCGTTGGTAATGACTCGGCAGCAAGCAAGTATTCCATACTTCTATTCCTTAGTTATTGAAACTGCTGCCCCATAGAAAACAGCGGTAAATACATAGCGATCAAAAGAGTACCTATAATGCCGCCTAAAACGACCATCAGCAAGGGCTCTGCCAGCGCAACCAGGCGCTCACAGTTTTCCTCAAAACGTTGTCGCTTGAAATTGGCAAGTGCGGCGAAGGCGTTATCGATTTTACCATTTTGCTCGCCAACTTTAAGAAAACTGAGAGTGCGGGGTTCGTTCAGCGTACTGGAGCGGAAGCTGTCGACCCAACCATTACCGGACTCTAGCTGTTTATGAATGTGACGCAAAGCTGCCTTATGGGGTAACCAGCTCAAAGATGACTCGGTGCTGAGAATAGCTTGCCGGGTTTCAATACCAGCCCGCAAAGCTACCGCGAGCCGGTGAAACAGTTGTTGCAGTCTAATATCCTGAAGTAATTGCCCAATAACGGGTAATTGCGCTAGTGTTCGTTGAAAGAACAGGGGAGCTTTGCTTTTAACGGCAAAAAGAGTAACTGCCGCAACGAATATCGCACTGAAAATGACAACTGCCTGCTCTTTCAAAAGTGCTGATGAATTCAATAAAACAGCGGTTAGCCATGGGAGTTCGCCTTCACCAAAGAGTTCAGCAAAGGCTGGCAAAACCCAGCCCATCATCATGAAGCAAACACCAGCAGCCACTATTAATACAATGACGGGATAACGCAGTGCTTTGGTTAATTGCTTTCTCAGTTGATGCTGGCGTTTTTCCAGTTCTTGTAACTGCTGTAACGCATCGGCAAGCTGTCCGTTTTGTTCGGCCCAGGCTATGGCGTCAATGTCAGCTTTGGGAAGCCAGTTTTCGTAATAGTCCAAATTGCGACTGAACGAGAAGCCGTGCTCAATATTGCGAATACAATCTTCAATTAACCAGCGCAGGCTTCTGGACTTAGTTTCGCAAATACTGTGCCTCAGAGCTTCTGAAAGTGGCAGTCCGCTCTCCAGTAAACTGGCGGTTTGTTGCAGCAAGGTGTACCAGAGCGATAATTTAGGTTTATTCAGTTTTCTCTGGCGCTTAGATAAGCGTTTTATTTTTGTACAACGGATATGATGTTGCGATAGCAACTGTTTAGCCTGCAAAAGTGAGTCTGCATGAACCAGCCCGGACGCCTTATCAGCCTGCCACTGCCAGCAGTAATTAAGCGTTTTCATAACTGAGTCGCTCCTTTTCTGCAGGGCTGATTAAGCCGCTATCGATATAATGCTGTAGCGCTTGCGAAAAGTCGGGAAGGTTGAACTGGCTAAGATAATGACGCAAATCGTCAATGGAGGCTCGTGAGCTGGTTAATGTCTCAATTAGCCTTTCTGCTGTATCTAACCAGGGCACAATCTCAAACACTGCCTGCCGCTTTTTCTCGGTTCTGTTGTAGCTTTCGGCTACCGGCAGTAAGCGTTGGCTGACGATAAGCTTTAATGAGCTGCGAATATCCAGCGGGTTAACGCCCAGGGAGTGCAAACGCTTTAACGTATCCAGGCAGCTGTTGGTGTGCAGTGAACTCAGAACTAAATGCCCCGTTTGCGCTGCCTGAACTGCAATTTTAGCTGTCTCTGCATCGCGGATTTCACCAATAAGGATGACATCGGGGTCTTGCCGGAGGAGGGCGCGGAGAATTGATGCGAAGGTCAGCCCCTGGCGCGCATTGACCATCACCTGACTGCAGCCCGGTAGCGGGACCTCTACCGGATCTTCAACACTGCAAACGTTGCTGCGCTCAGTATCCAGCTGACTCATTGCGCTGTACAACGTGGAGGTTTTGCCACTACCGGTTGGGCCGGTCACCAGAATTAAGCCTTGCTTCTGTTCTAAACAGCGGGCAAACCAACGATACTGTTGTTCCAGCAGCCCAGTTTGCTGTAAGGGGGGAATGTTGCGTGTGGGCTGTAAGCACCGCAGCACCAGTTTTTCTCCACCGATAACCGGACAGCAGTTTAATCTGAATTCCAGTTGCATATTATCACCGGATTGCACCGACAAGCGTCCGTCCTGAGGCTGACGTTGCTCGGTTAAGTCAAGGTTGGCCTGCACTTTAATGCGCGAATAAATCTGCTGTGCGAACTCTCGCGGAATAAAATCTAAACGGCGCAGCTGTCCGGCTTCGCGGCCTCTGACAACAACACCTTGATTCAGAGGTTGCAGATGCAGGTCAGATAACCCTCTCTCTGAGCAATAGAGCAGCAGTTGATTAACGTACTCGATAGCCGAGTCCTTTGGCAGTTGAATACCGGGTCGCTTGCCTTTGCCACGAATCAGCAATACTTTTTTATCACTGTAAAAGCTGAGCAATACCTCGTCGACCGGTGCAAATCCGGGTTGTTGTAATAAAATGAGCCATGTTTTCCCCTGAGCAAACAGCAGCAAACCATGTTGCTGCAGAAAAGGGTCGTGCTCATTCTCCGACGAACTCATCTGCCCGGGCAGGTGGGTGAGTGAACAACAGGCGAAATCAGTCATTAGTAGCTTACCTGCTGTTCACAGTTTTGCACCACTGAGCGCATTTCGCTGTAATCGGAACAGGAAACGCTCCAGTCTAAATGCGTATTCGTGGCGTTGGGTGTCAGTTCAATTTGCAGTGGCTGATTGTTAATACTCACCGAGTTAAGAGTTAAGCGCACCGCGGCTGATTCGGTCAGACTGAGATCACTGAGCTCATCGGGTAGAGGTGACGGTAAGCCGGGAATGCCTTTATTTCCGGCCTGATTGCATTGGTTTAACTGCCCCTCAATTTGCCAGCATAAAGCGATACCCAACTGTAACGGCTGAGCATGGGCTAAGGCTTTACTGACTTTGGCCTGCTGGGTGTAATAGGTGTACGACGGAACGGCAATGGCCGAGAGGATGGCAATGATTGCCACCACGACCATCATCTCAATAAGACTAAAACCCTTACCTGGAAAACGAAGAACGGATAAACGACGAACGGGCAAACGGTGAAAATGTACTTCCTGCATAATTCAGCTCCCTGTTTAAGAACAGCAGAACTGTGGTTCACCCGAGCGAATTAGTAAATTCTATTTTTCTGTAAGTTATTGGCTATCTATGATCATTTTTAGCTATCTTCTGAAATTCTCATTGATAAATCAATTGCCTGGACGTTCTTTGTCAAAGCGCCGGAGGAGATAAAATCAACGCCGGTGGCAGCCAGTTCCGGCAAACGCTCATCGGTGATATTACCCGAGACTTCCAGTTGCGCGTTGTGCCCGGCATTATCATGGTTTTGCTGTACCACCTGCTGAATGTCTTCAATACTGAAGTTATCCAGCATAATGACGTCGGCTCCGGCCTTCAGGGCCTGTGCGAATTCATCCAAACTCTCAACTTCAACTTCCACCGTTTTACCCGGGTTCAGGCGTCTTGCTGTAGCTACAGCCTGAGCAATGCCACCACAGGCAAAAATGTGATTTTCTTTAATTAGGTAAGCATCAAATAAACCAATGCGGTGGTTCACACCGCCACCGCAGCGCACCGCGTATTTCTGTGCTAAACGCATACCAGGCAGGGTTTTTCGGGTGTCCAGTAGTTTCGTTTTATAACCGTCGAGCAATTTGCTGTAGTGATAAGTGGTGGTCGCGGTAGCAGATAGCGTCTGTAAAAAGTTAAGTGCCGTGCGTTCACCGGTCAGCAAAATACGGCTGGGGCCCTTTAAGCGGCACAGCTCCGTATTGGCTTTTACCTTATCGCCGTCTTTGACCAGCCATTCAATTTCCACCTGATTTCCCATTTGGCGAAACACCTGTTCAACCCAGGCACAACCACAAATGACAGCGTCTTCACGGGTAATAATGCTGGCACGGGACTGGCTTTGTTCCGGGATCAGTTGCGCAGTAATATCTAAACGGGCATCTTCGCCGAATAAATCTTCTTTCAATGCGGCGCGCACACCGTCCTGAATAGCAAGTTGCAGCTCGGGCTGGCTCATAGATGGCTTTACCTTTTAACAGACAATACGGATACTAGGGGGCAAACTTTACCGTTTTGTTGAGCCTGTGAAAAGCGACCCGATAAAAAATCATAAAATAACGACTGCGGCGCAGCATCCGTCCCCGCATTACGATGAGCGCCCACAAAGCGCTGAAGTCAGTCTGCTGGTCATTCACTGTATTAGCCTGCCGGAAGGGCAATATGGTACACCTTATATTCGCCAGTTGTTTATGGGCGACCTGGAACCCGATGCGCACCCGGACTTTGCTATCCTGAAAGGGCTGAGGGTGTCGGCCCATTGTGTGATCCGCCGGGACGGTACGCTGGAGCAATACGTGCCTTTTGATAAACGTGCCTGGCACGCCGGTATGTCCCGTTATTGCGGGCGCAGACGATGCAACGATTTCAGTATAGGTATTGAACTCGAAGGAACCGACCACAGTGCTTATACTCAAGAGCAATACGAACAATTAATTGCAGTCACTAAGGCGTTAATCGGTACTTATCCCAATCTAAACCGCCGGCGTATTGTCGGCCATCAGGATATCGCCCCGGGTCGTAAAACGGACCCGGGCAGTGAATTTGACTGGCAAACCTATTTAAATGCCTTATAAGGAGTCATGAATGGTTCTCATTGCGTTGCTGATTGCTTTAAGCGTTGAGCGTTTGTATCACAGCCCGGCCTTTTTGCACTGGTCGTTTTTTCTGGAACGCTGGCAACACTGGAGTGCGGCACGGCTGACAAACGAAAAGTGGGAAAGTGAGCCACTGCAACTGGTTCGCCTGCTGGTTCCTGCTTTGGCTGTCGGCTTTTTGGTGGTGTTGCTGGACAACCTTATGGTCACCTTTATTGTCAGTATTTTGTCTTTACTGCTGGCAATGAATTGCCAGCCCGCCCGCAAAAGCTATAAAGCGTATTTAAAAGCGGCAAACCGGGGCGATGAACAACAGGTAAATGAACATCAACAGGCATTAACTGAATTTGCCGGGCATCATCAGCCAAAACAGTTAAGTGACACGTTAATCTGGATCAATTATCGGCAATATATTGCGGTGATGTTTTATTTTGTGCTGTTTGGCAGTTTTGGCGCTCTGGTATACGCCAGTCTGCGTTATGCCGAGAAGCAATTAATAAATGAACAGAAATCGGCTAAACCCTGGCAGCAATTTATGTGGTTCGCAGACTGGGTTCCGGCTCGCTTAGCCGGGTTTGGCTTATTAATTGTGGGGCATTTTTCACGGGCGTTTCCGGTTTGGGCCAAGCACTGTCTGAACCCGCAGACCGATCCGGACAAACTTCTGTTTAATGTCGCCAGCAAAGCAGAAGACAGCCCTCAGCATCCCGACGACAGAACCGAGCACATTGCTTGTCAGTTGCGCTTAATGCGTCGCCAGCAGGTTTTCTGGGTGTGTGTTATTGCCGCCTTAACCTTAACGGGTTGGGTAAACTAGAGGTTGTACCAGCTGAGAAAAATTTGGGCTCAGTGGGTAAATGATTTAGAATAACCGCATCATTTGGTCTGACCAATTTACCGTTATGCCGGATTTACCCATAAAACAAACGAAATTATCTGACACTATTGTCGCTCATCTTGAGCAGATGATCGTGGATGGGCGACTTGGTGCCGGGCAAAAACTTCCGTCAGAACGTCAGTTGGCTCAGCAGTTCAATGTGTCACGCCCATCGTTGCGTGAGGCCATTCAAAAACTGGAAGCAAAAGGTGTTTTAGAGCGTCGGCAGGGCGGAGGCACTTATGTTATTAACAGCATGAATGAGCAACTGACCGAACCTTTATTTGAATTACTGGCCAAACACCCAGAGTCGCAATTTGATTTGCTTGAGTTCCGTCATGCATTGGAGGGCATCTCATCTTTTTATGCGGCGTTAAGAGGCACCGACGCCGATCTGGATCGGATTTCCGAGAGTATAAAAGACTTAGAGAATAGCCGGGCTAACAGTATCGACGATCAGGTCAACGCAATAGTGGAGTTTTACCACCGCATTGCCGAGGCTTCGCACAACGTTATTTTGTTGCATGTCATTCATGGCATGCAGGAATTACTGGCCGAAAATATTAGGCAGAACCTGGAAATACTGGCGGGTCGTGACGACTTGCTGGGAAAACTGAATCAACACCGTCAGCAGCTGGTTAGTGCCATTGTTGCCGGTAAACCGGAGCAAGCGCGGGATGCGTGTCATCAACATTTAGCCTATATTGAACAGACATTGTTAAACTTAGGCAAAGAACAGTCACGCATTCAACGTTCGCTACGACGTTCCTGAATTGATAAAAAGGTAAGGAATAGCTATGAGTGAAGAATTAAACAAAGATGTCGACCAGCAGGAAACTCAAGAGTGGTTAGACGCTCTTGAGGGGGTGCTTGAGGCTGAAGGCCCGGAAAGAGCGCACTATCTGTTAGAACAACTGGTCGACAAAGCTCGTCGCAATGGCGCTTATTTACCGTATAAGCCAACCACGGCATATCTGAATACCATTCCGGCCAGTCAGGAACCCACTATGCCGGGTAACCAGACGCTGGAATCGCGCATTCGTTCAGCCATTCGCTGGAATGCCGCCATGATGGTGTTGCGTGCATCGCAAAAAGGCGAAGAGTTAGGTGGCCACCTTGCCAGTTTTGCTTCTTCGGCGATGTTATACGATGTTGGCTTTAACCATTTCTTCCGTGCGCCAAATGAAGACGATGGTGGTGACTTCCTGTTTATCCAGGGGCATGTGTCACCTGGTATCTACGGCCGGGCCTTCATTGAAGGACGTTTGACCGAAGAGCAATTGAATAACTTTCGTCAGGAAGTCGACGGTAAAGGCTTACCTTCTTATCCGCACCCGAACTTAATGCCGGACTTTTGGCAGTTCCCGACAGTCTCTATGGGCTTAGGTCCAATTCAGGCTATCTATTTAGCCCGTTTCCTTAAGTATCTTACTGACCGCGGCATTAAAGACTGCTCGAAGCAACGTGTTTACTGCTTCTTAGGTGACGGTGAAACCGATGAGCCAGAAAGCTTAGGTGCTATTGGCCTGGCCGCTCGCGAAGAGCTGGACAACCTGACCTTTGTTATTAACTGTAACTTGCAGCGCTTAGACGGCCCGGTACGTGGTAACGGTAAAATCATTCAGGAACTGGAGGGTAACTTCCATGGCGCCGGCTGGGAAGTGATTAAAGTTATCTGGGGGCGCTACTGGGATCCGCTGTTGTACCGCGACACCGAAGGTAAATTGCAGCAGTTAATGGAAGAAACCGTTGACGGTGATTACCAGAACTTTAAAGCCAAAGGTGGCAAGTTCACCCGTGAAAACTTTTTTGGTAAGTACCCTGAAACCGAAGAAATGGTCGCCAACTTGTCTGACGAAGACATCTGGCGCTTAAACCGTGGCGGGCATGACCCGGTAAAAGTCTACTCGGCGTACCATAAAGCCGCTAATACCAAAGGTCGGCCACAGGTTATTTTAGCGAAAACCGTAAAAGGTTATGGCATGGGTGCTGCGGGCGAAGGTAAAAACATTGCCCACCAGGTTAAGAAAATGGATTTAGACGCAGTTAAGCACATGCGTGACCGTTTCAATATCCCGTTTGAAGACAAAGAGCTGGAAGACCTGCCTTACTACAAGTTTGACGACGACAGCGATGAAATGAAGTATTTGAACGAGCGTCGCGAGAAGCTCGGTGGTTATATGCCAGTGCGTCGTCCGGAAAGCGATGTTGAGCTTGAGTTGCCCGCACTGAAAGCTTTTGATGCGGTTCTGAAAGGTTCAGGGGATCGTGAAATTTCCTCAACTATGGCCTTTGTTCGTGTACTGACAGCGCTGCTGAAAGACAAGAAAATTGGTAAACGTATTGTGCCAATTATTCCGGATGAAGCTCGTACCTTTGGCATGGAAGGCTTGTTCCGTCAGGTGGGTATTTATTCGCACCATGGCCAGAAATATACGCCGCAGGATAAAGACCAGGTTGCCTATTATCGTGAAGATAAAAAAGGCCAGGTGATTCAGGAAGGCATCAACGAACTCGGTGCTATGGCGTCCTGGATTGCAGCGGGTACCAGTTACTCGTTAAATAACGAGCCGATGATTCCGTTCTACATTTACTACTCAATGTTCGGCTTCCAGCGAGTCGGTGACTTAGTCTGGGCCGCAGGTGACAGTCAGACCCGCGGCTTCCTGGTCGGAGGTACTGCCGGTCGCACAACGCTTAACGGTGAAGGTCTGCAGCACCAGGACGGACACAGCATGGTTCACTTTGGCACGGTGCCAAACTGCATTAGCTATGATCCGACATACGGTTATGAAATTGCAGTTATCGTGCACGATGGCCTGAAACGCATGTTTGGCGACCAGGAGAATGTATTCTATTACCTCACTGTAATGAATGAAAACTACCATCAACCTGAAATGCCGGAAGGTGTCGAAGAAGGCATCATCAAAGGTATTTACGAACTGGATAAAGTGAAGGCCAAGAATAAGGCCAAAGGCGACGTTCAGTTGTTAGGCAGTGGCACCATTTTGCAGCAAGTACGTGAAGCCGCGACAATCTTGTCTGAAGAGTATGACGTGAACTCAACGGTTTACAGCGTAACTTCATTCAATGAGCTGGCACGTGACGGTCTGGATACTGACCGCTGGAACATGCTGAATCCTGAGAAGAAAGAAAAAGAAGCCTACATTACGCAAGTCATGAAAAAGGCAAAAGGACCGGCAGTAGCAGCAACTGACTACGTTAAGTTGTACGCTGATCAGGTTCGTGCCTGGGTACCAACCTCTTACCGGGTATTAGGTACTGACGGCTTTGGACGCTCAGACAGCCGCGCTAACTTGCGTAAGCACTTTGAAGTGAATCCGCATTATATTGTGGTTGCAGCACTTAAAGAGCTGGCAGACCAAGGTGATATCGATAAGAAAGTGGTAGCTAAAGCTATCAAAGACTACGATATCGACACTGACAAGCTGAACCCGCGTTTAGCATAAGGAGGTACTGAGATGGCCGATCAAATCGAACTCAAAGTCCCCGACGTGGGCGGCGAAGAAGTAGAAGTTATTGAAATTTTGGTCAGTGAAGGCGATACCGTTGAGCAGGAAGACGGTATCGTCACTGTCGAAAGTGACAAAGCTTCCATGGATATTCCGGCATCTTCAGGCGGTAAAATTACCGAGCTGAAAGTAAAAGTTGGCGATACCATCAGTGAAGGCGACGTGCTGGCTATGATCGAAGCTTCCGGTGACTCGGAAGAGTCGGATGACTCTGACAATGAAGACTCTGAAGAAGCCAGCGATAAAGCCGACGAGGAAGAAAGCGACGATAAAGAAGCCGATGACGAGGCTGAAGAATCGGAAGAGAAAGAGGAAGAGGAGAAAGACAAAGACTCTGAATCTGAGAAAAAATCTTCTGGTGGTAGCAGCAAAGTCATAGACGTGGAAGTGCCGGATATTGGTGATGAAGAAGATGTTGAAATCATCGAAATTCTGGTGTCCAAAGGCGATTCAGTGTCTGCTGAAGACGGTTTAATTACACTAGAAACCGATAAGGCCACCATGGATGTGCCTTGCCCGGAAGACGGTGAAATTGAAGAAATGCTGGTTGAAGTCGGCGACAAGGTGTCGCAGGGCTCGGTTATTGCCAAGCTGAAAGTTTCTGGTGGCGCTGATGACTCTGAAGCTGAAGAGGAAGACTCAGCGAAAGAAGAGAAATCAGAATCTGGTGAAGACTCCGGTAAAGAATCAGATAAGTCGGATAAAAAGTCTGACGACAAAGACCAGAAAAAAGACAAAGAGAAAGACAGTGGCAGCAGCGTTAAGCCAAGCAGTGAACGCCAGCCTCCGGTGCCTGATCACCCAAGCCAGCGTAGCGACCGTAAAGAAGGTGTTCTTCATGCGTCGCCTGCTGTGCGCCGTGTCGCGCGTGAGTTTGGTGTCGACTTATCGCAAGTTAAAGGTTCAGGTCCTAAAGACCGTATACTGAAAGAAGACGTACAAGATTTCGTTAAATA belongs to Idiomarina sp. PL1-037 and includes:
- the pdhR gene encoding pyruvate dehydrogenase complex transcriptional repressor PdhR; the encoded protein is MPDLPIKQTKLSDTIVAHLEQMIVDGRLGAGQKLPSERQLAQQFNVSRPSLREAIQKLEAKGVLERRQGGGTYVINSMNEQLTEPLFELLAKHPESQFDLLEFRHALEGISSFYAALRGTDADLDRISESIKDLENSRANSIDDQVNAIVEFYHRIAEASHNVILLHVIHGMQELLAENIRQNLEILAGRDDLLGKLNQHRQQLVSAIVAGKPEQARDACHQHLAYIEQTLLNLGKEQSRIQRSLRRS
- the aceF gene encoding dihydrolipoyllysine-residue acetyltransferase, producing MADQIELKVPDVGGEEVEVIEILVSEGDTVEQEDGIVTVESDKASMDIPASSGGKITELKVKVGDTISEGDVLAMIEASGDSEESDDSDNEDSEEASDKADEEESDDKEADDEAEESEEKEEEEKDKDSESEKKSSGGSSKVIDVEVPDIGDEEDVEIIEILVSKGDSVSAEDGLITLETDKATMDVPCPEDGEIEEMLVEVGDKVSQGSVIAKLKVSGGADDSEAEEEDSAKEEKSESGEDSGKESDKSDKKSDDKDQKKDKEKDSGSSVKPSSERQPPVPDHPSQRSDRKEGVLHASPAVRRVAREFGVDLSQVKGSGPKDRILKEDVQDFVKYELSRPKAVAGATGQGGGGLQVIDPPKVDFSKFGEVEEVQLSRIQRKSGPNLHRNWVTIPHVTQFDEADITELENFRKSENEVAKKKDLGFKITPLVFILKACAKGLREFPTFNSSLSESGESLYMKKYVNIGVAVDTPNGLVVPVIRDVDKKGIYELSEELVEISSKARDGKLKATDMQGGCFSISSLGGIGGTAFTPIVNAPDVAILGVSRNEMKPKWNGKEFEPRLTLPLSLSYDHRVIDGAEAARFTAYLSGVLGDIRKLVL
- the ampE gene encoding beta-lactamase regulator AmpE, which gives rise to MVLIALLIALSVERLYHSPAFLHWSFFLERWQHWSAARLTNEKWESEPLQLVRLLVPALAVGFLVVLLDNLMVTFIVSILSLLLAMNCQPARKSYKAYLKAANRGDEQQVNEHQQALTEFAGHHQPKQLSDTLIWINYRQYIAVMFYFVLFGSFGALVYASLRYAEKQLINEQKSAKPWQQFMWFADWVPARLAGFGLLIVGHFSRAFPVWAKHCLNPQTDPDKLLFNVASKAEDSPQHPDDRTEHIACQLRLMRRQQVFWVCVIAALTLTGWVN
- the aceE gene encoding pyruvate dehydrogenase (acetyl-transferring), homodimeric type, with product MSEELNKDVDQQETQEWLDALEGVLEAEGPERAHYLLEQLVDKARRNGAYLPYKPTTAYLNTIPASQEPTMPGNQTLESRIRSAIRWNAAMMVLRASQKGEELGGHLASFASSAMLYDVGFNHFFRAPNEDDGGDFLFIQGHVSPGIYGRAFIEGRLTEEQLNNFRQEVDGKGLPSYPHPNLMPDFWQFPTVSMGLGPIQAIYLARFLKYLTDRGIKDCSKQRVYCFLGDGETDEPESLGAIGLAAREELDNLTFVINCNLQRLDGPVRGNGKIIQELEGNFHGAGWEVIKVIWGRYWDPLLYRDTEGKLQQLMEETVDGDYQNFKAKGGKFTRENFFGKYPETEEMVANLSDEDIWRLNRGGHDPVKVYSAYHKAANTKGRPQVILAKTVKGYGMGAAGEGKNIAHQVKKMDLDAVKHMRDRFNIPFEDKELEDLPYYKFDDDSDEMKYLNERREKLGGYMPVRRPESDVELELPALKAFDAVLKGSGDREISSTMAFVRVLTALLKDKKIGKRIVPIIPDEARTFGMEGLFRQVGIYSHHGQKYTPQDKDQVAYYREDKKGQVIQEGINELGAMASWIAAGTSYSLNNEPMIPFYIYYSMFGFQRVGDLVWAAGDSQTRGFLVGGTAGRTTLNGEGLQHQDGHSMVHFGTVPNCISYDPTYGYEIAVIVHDGLKRMFGDQENVFYYLTVMNENYHQPEMPEGVEEGIIKGIYELDKVKAKNKAKGDVQLLGSGTILQQVREAATILSEEYDVNSTVYSVTSFNELARDGLDTDRWNMLNPEKKEKEAYITQVMKKAKGPAVAATDYVKLYADQVRAWVPTSYRVLGTDGFGRSDSRANLRKHFEVNPHYIVVAALKELADQGDIDKKVVAKAIKDYDIDTDKLNPRLA